A region of Streptomyces sp. NBC_01264 DNA encodes the following proteins:
- a CDS encoding universal stress protein: MPNRVTVGLDGSPESTAAARWAAREAELRGATLDLVHAEEWLENPPLPVATTEERRRWAETVLRDTAEEARRAHPSLKVDTRRVGGLPSLALAHAAEGSDMLVLGSRALGSIAGFLVGSTGSATIAETERPVVLVRAVGRAGVAPDGGGDRGPVVVGVDIHQPCDKLLAFAFEEASFRRCPLVIVHGWSPPPILSYAPALAPGIHQEMARGITSALDEMVRPWREKYPAAQVDSRATIGQSAIQILDAASAAALVVVGRRIRHSAFGTHIGPIAHAVMHHAVSPVAVIAHD; this comes from the coding sequence ATGCCGAACCGAGTGACCGTCGGCCTCGACGGGTCCCCGGAAAGCACGGCGGCCGCCCGCTGGGCCGCACGCGAGGCCGAGCTCCGCGGCGCCACCCTGGACCTGGTCCACGCAGAGGAGTGGCTGGAGAATCCACCGCTTCCCGTCGCGACCACCGAAGAACGCCGACGCTGGGCGGAGACCGTCCTGCGCGACACCGCCGAAGAAGCGCGACGCGCACATCCGTCCTTGAAGGTGGACACCCGTCGAGTGGGCGGGCTGCCTTCCCTGGCGCTGGCGCACGCCGCCGAGGGTTCCGACATGCTGGTACTCGGCTCGCGCGCGCTCGGCAGCATCGCCGGGTTTCTCGTCGGATCCACCGGCTCGGCCACCATTGCCGAGACAGAACGCCCCGTCGTGCTGGTCCGGGCCGTCGGCCGCGCGGGCGTTGCGCCCGACGGCGGTGGTGACCGCGGGCCGGTCGTGGTCGGCGTGGACATCCACCAGCCCTGCGACAAGCTCCTGGCCTTCGCTTTCGAAGAGGCGTCCTTCCGGCGCTGCCCGCTCGTGATCGTCCACGGCTGGTCGCCACCGCCGATCCTCAGCTATGCACCGGCCCTCGCCCCGGGGATCCATCAGGAGATGGCCCGCGGCATCACCAGCGCGCTGGACGAGATGGTCCGTCCGTGGCGCGAGAAGTACCCTGCAGCGCAGGTCGACTCGAGGGCCACCATCGGCCAGTCGGCGATCCAGATCCTCGACGCGGCCTCTGCAGCCGCCCTCGTCGTCGTCGGCCGCCGCATCCGCCATTCCGCATTCGGCACCCACATCGGCCCCATCGCACACGCCGTGATGCACCACGCGGTCTCGCCGGTCGCCGTCATCGCCCACGACTGA
- the fdhF gene encoding formate dehydrogenase subunit alpha, which yields MGSVIRVEVDGVDVDVSEGVTLLSAVQSAGVELPALCSDERLRPAGSCRTCLVRSDARLVAACVTPATPGSRVLTATDDLRELRREAVEVIVSALPPRALAASNPSELAHVCRSLGIGPDAAGGTDGRGSDDSHPYVTLDRDLCIACGRCVRVCADVQGTFALTLIGRGADTVVAPGTGGPWADSDCVSCGGCVDSCPTGAIAAPGPGRGLTSGVPSDGAVRTTCGYCGVGCSLDVVVRDGDVAAVLPARDGPVNRGHACVKGRFAHGYRLSPDRLTQPLMRRGNLLEPVEWDTAVRHIADRFSAAVHAAGPNAVAAISSARATNEENYLFQKFMRTVIGTNNIDNCSRLCHAPSAAGLVASFGLSGGTDSFDDVERADCLLVVGANPVEAHPVVGARLLQSALRGAKLIVADPRAVGLALHADVHLRPRPGTNVALCHGLAHVLLAEGLVDERFLRDRAGGLPEFGALVADYPPERVASITGVPTADLISAARLYGRALRPAIVYGLGVTEHLHGTDGVRSLANLAILRGAVGTDRGFGINPLRGQNNVQGASDMGALPDLLPGYGKIADPAARARAEAVWGLPVPARPGLRIPEMFAAGRSGTLRALWIMGEDVCATDPDTENVVQALQACPFVVVSELFPSETARHADVVLPAASWLEKDGTFVNLDRRFQRVRTAVQPPGQARSDFEAVHAVAAAMDADLGCTAPADALAEWARLAPLFAGISHARLDREGAVPWPCPHPDGPGTAKLYRERFATPDGLAHLASVPYLPPGEEPDADYPLVLVTGRSWAHYNSGSMTRRGGNLGLDAVDHLDIHPDDAGRHGVHDGEPVTVESRHGRARLLARVGRSVSPGQVFCTFHFPASGVNRLTSDRIDTVTSCPEYKVTAVRLTM from the coding sequence GTGGGATCCGTGATCCGGGTCGAGGTCGACGGCGTGGACGTCGACGTTTCCGAGGGAGTGACACTGCTGTCCGCGGTCCAGTCCGCGGGCGTGGAACTGCCGGCGCTCTGCTCGGACGAGCGACTGCGGCCTGCGGGGTCGTGCCGTACCTGTCTGGTCCGGTCCGACGCCCGGCTCGTGGCCGCGTGCGTCACGCCCGCGACCCCCGGCAGCCGTGTTCTGACCGCCACGGACGACCTTCGTGAGCTGCGGCGGGAAGCCGTGGAAGTCATCGTGTCCGCCCTCCCACCCCGCGCGCTTGCTGCCAGCAATCCCTCCGAGCTCGCGCACGTGTGCAGATCGCTCGGGATCGGACCGGATGCGGCAGGGGGCACCGACGGCCGCGGGAGCGACGACTCCCACCCCTACGTCACCCTGGACCGTGATCTGTGCATCGCCTGCGGCCGGTGCGTGCGCGTGTGCGCCGACGTACAGGGCACCTTCGCCCTGACCCTGATCGGCCGCGGAGCCGACACCGTCGTCGCCCCCGGAACCGGCGGGCCCTGGGCGGACTCGGACTGCGTGTCCTGCGGCGGCTGCGTGGACAGCTGCCCCACCGGCGCGATCGCCGCGCCGGGGCCGGGCCGCGGCCTGACGTCCGGGGTTCCCTCCGACGGTGCCGTACGCACGACGTGCGGGTACTGCGGCGTCGGGTGTTCCCTCGACGTGGTCGTCCGCGACGGGGACGTGGCAGCAGTACTGCCGGCCCGGGACGGACCGGTCAACCGCGGGCACGCGTGTGTCAAAGGCCGCTTCGCCCACGGCTACCGTCTTTCCCCCGACCGTCTCACGCAGCCCCTGATGCGCCGAGGAAACCTCCTGGAGCCGGTGGAGTGGGACACCGCGGTCCGCCACATCGCCGACCGGTTCTCGGCAGCCGTGCACGCGGCCGGCCCCAACGCGGTGGCCGCCATCTCCTCGGCCCGGGCCACCAACGAGGAGAACTACCTCTTCCAGAAGTTCATGCGGACCGTCATCGGCACGAACAACATCGACAACTGCTCCAGGCTCTGCCACGCCCCCTCCGCAGCCGGCCTCGTGGCCTCCTTCGGCCTGTCCGGCGGCACCGACTCCTTCGACGACGTGGAACGGGCCGACTGCCTCCTGGTGGTCGGCGCCAATCCGGTGGAGGCCCACCCCGTCGTCGGGGCGCGGCTGCTCCAGAGCGCCCTGCGAGGGGCCAAACTGATCGTCGCCGATCCACGGGCCGTGGGGCTTGCCCTGCATGCGGACGTGCATCTCAGGCCGCGCCCGGGCACCAACGTGGCACTGTGCCACGGCCTGGCCCACGTGCTGCTGGCCGAGGGGCTCGTCGACGAGCGGTTCCTGCGGGACCGGGCGGGCGGACTCCCCGAGTTCGGCGCACTGGTGGCCGACTACCCTCCGGAGCGGGTGGCCTCCATCACCGGAGTTCCGACGGCAGACCTGATCAGCGCCGCCCGGCTCTACGGGCGGGCCCTGCGGCCCGCGATCGTCTACGGTCTGGGCGTCACCGAGCACCTCCACGGCACCGACGGCGTCCGCTCGCTCGCCAATCTGGCCATCCTGCGCGGCGCCGTCGGCACGGATCGGGGCTTCGGCATCAACCCGCTGCGCGGCCAGAACAACGTCCAGGGCGCCTCCGACATGGGGGCCCTGCCGGACCTCCTCCCGGGATACGGAAAGATCGCCGATCCGGCGGCCCGCGCACGCGCGGAAGCCGTCTGGGGCCTGCCGGTCCCGGCGCGTCCCGGCCTGCGCATCCCGGAGATGTTCGCGGCCGGCCGCTCGGGAACCCTGCGAGCCCTGTGGATCATGGGCGAGGACGTGTGCGCCACCGATCCCGACACGGAGAACGTGGTCCAAGCCCTCCAGGCCTGCCCCTTCGTCGTCGTCAGCGAGCTGTTCCCGTCGGAGACCGCCCGGCACGCGGATGTCGTCCTCCCCGCCGCGTCATGGCTGGAGAAGGACGGCACCTTCGTCAACCTCGACCGCCGCTTCCAGCGCGTACGCACGGCGGTACAGCCACCCGGCCAGGCCCGCAGCGACTTCGAGGCCGTGCACGCCGTCGCAGCCGCCATGGACGCCGACCTGGGCTGCACGGCCCCCGCCGACGCACTGGCCGAGTGGGCACGGCTCGCCCCGCTCTTCGCAGGGATCTCCCACGCGCGGCTGGACCGGGAAGGGGCCGTCCCGTGGCCCTGCCCGCATCCGGACGGACCCGGGACCGCCAAGCTGTACCGAGAACGGTTCGCCACACCGGACGGCCTGGCGCACCTGGCATCCGTGCCCTACCTGCCACCGGGCGAAGAGCCCGACGCCGACTACCCACTGGTCCTCGTCACCGGTCGCAGCTGGGCGCACTACAACTCCGGCAGCATGACGCGGCGGGGCGGCAACCTCGGCTTGGACGCCGTCGACCACCTCGACATCCATCCTGACGACGCCGGGCGCCACGGCGTGCACGACGGTGAGCCGGTCACCGTGGAGAGCCGTCATGGCCGGGCCCGGCTGCTGGCTCGCGTCGGTCGGAGCGTCTCTCCCGGTCAGGTGTTCTGCACGTTCCATTTCCCCGCCAGCGGGGTGAACCGGCTGACGTCCGACCGCATCGACACCGTCACGTCGTGCCCTGAGTACAAGGTGACGGCGGTTCGTCTGACCATGTGA
- a CDS encoding Acg family FMN-binding oxidoreductase encodes MTASIPEPAEVVPLIEDAVMAPSMHNAQPWKFLFRPASGSIELYGDPGRAMPLADPDHRALHLGCAAALFNLRVSAAWAGRGANVRVLPDRDDPWLLAAVDLKDPEPKDRDLGALHPAIRRRHSSRFPFSEEEIPPALLDGLQAAALLEGCRLLVPDAWHTDTVLGLIHDSEHREEMDLAVAAETMAWTHTGTPDQQTRPDGIPVHAFGPKHTGRGGGVRDFGRSQHIPGRAWAAFERNPHIALLGTSGDRPEDWMRAGQALQRVLLQATADGLVTSMTSQPLEWPELRWTVRDPGSAMNHVQMVIRLGYGPQGPATPRRPVAEVLHIR; translated from the coding sequence ATGACCGCTTCGATTCCCGAGCCGGCGGAGGTCGTTCCCCTCATCGAGGACGCCGTCATGGCTCCGTCCATGCACAACGCCCAGCCCTGGAAGTTCCTCTTCCGGCCGGCTTCCGGCAGTATCGAACTGTACGGCGACCCCGGACGTGCCATGCCCCTCGCCGACCCGGACCACCGCGCCCTCCACCTGGGCTGCGCCGCCGCACTGTTCAACCTACGCGTGTCCGCCGCCTGGGCAGGCCGGGGCGCCAACGTACGGGTGCTGCCGGACAGGGACGATCCGTGGCTATTGGCTGCAGTGGACCTCAAGGACCCCGAGCCCAAGGACCGGGATCTTGGAGCCCTCCACCCCGCCATACGACGTCGTCACTCCAGCCGTTTCCCCTTCTCGGAGGAGGAAATACCTCCCGCGCTCCTGGACGGCCTGCAGGCCGCCGCCCTGCTCGAAGGGTGCCGCCTGCTCGTTCCGGACGCATGGCACACCGACACGGTCCTGGGCCTCATACACGACTCCGAGCACCGCGAGGAGATGGATCTCGCCGTGGCGGCGGAAACGATGGCCTGGACACACACCGGTACGCCGGATCAGCAGACCCGGCCCGACGGCATTCCCGTACACGCCTTCGGCCCGAAGCACACGGGTCGCGGTGGAGGTGTGCGCGACTTCGGCCGTTCCCAGCACATCCCGGGACGCGCCTGGGCCGCCTTCGAACGGAACCCGCACATCGCGCTGCTGGGCACCTCCGGCGACAGGCCCGAGGACTGGATGCGAGCAGGACAGGCCCTGCAACGCGTCCTCCTCCAAGCCACCGCCGACGGGCTGGTCACGTCCATGACCTCCCAGCCGCTGGAATGGCCCGAACTGCGCTGGACGGTGCGCGATCCCGGCTCGGCCATGAACCACGTACAGATGGTGATCCGGCTCGGCTACGGGCCACAAGGTCCCGCTACGCCCCGACGCCCC